In Leptospira venezuelensis, the DNA window GCGTCTCAGACTTCTTCTTCTGTCCAAGAGATTGGAGAACTTGTGGACTCCACGAATAACGCGGTTCATAACGGGAATACTAAGGTGAAAGAGGCGAGTGATATACTTCGTAAGCTCAGAACCTCGGTAGATTCTTTTGGACTATCTGCGAAGAAGGTATTGGAATCTGTTCGAACCCAAGAGAAGAACACCCAAGACATTCATCAATCGGCGAATTTCCTCATGAGTTTCAGTTTACAGATAGAGGAAGCGGTTCAGGAACAGAAGAGAGCAACAGATGAGATAACTAAGACGATTGTAAGTATCTCAGAAGGAACCCAGGAAGTTGCTTCTGGTGCGGATGATCTGACTTCTTACTCTGGTGAAATGCACCAACAATCAGAAGGGCTTCTTAAGTCGGTAGATAAGTTTAAACTTTAAACTTGAGCTGTATATTGAATATACAATACTGAAAGTGCATATTTTATTATACAGTGGTATAGTGAATGCATAAGAAAAGACTTTGGCGAAATTAAAGGAATATACTTAAGAGTCCGAACTATTCTTAATTTGCCTATTTTCGGAAATGTCTGCAATTTCAATTTGCTAGATTGTTTGTATATACAGTGTCACGATTTGCCTTAGTCCTAATTTTATTCTGCTCGTTGCTTTCTTTTTCCCTTTACGGAGAAGGAGTGAAGATCTTTAAACCGGTTCCACCGATTGAAAATTCAACTCAGATCAAAAAGCAAAAAGCCTATCGAATCAAGGGGTTAAAAAGTACAAAACTTTCGGCGAATCGACTCGTTGTGATCCGAGGCTATTTTCATTCGGCAGAGGTTTTGGTTCCGGGAAAAAAGGATAACATGGATGGTTATTGGATCATCAAACCATTTACGTATGTTCGGGAAAGGAATCCGTCTTTAGGTTGGCCTTATTGGGCTGCCTTGGACGCGGTATTAATAAACGTGGGTTGGATTCCCTCGGAAGGAACAAATCATTTTTATAAAAGTTTAAAGTATGATCCTTATTTCGAAGAGTCTGTAGAAATTAGAGGAATCACAACGAACTTGATTGGAACAGAAAATGCAAATTTGAAAATTTTATTGGAACAGATGAATCAGCAAGTCATTGAGGATAAAGTTCCTCCCATTGTTGGATCTGAAAAAGGATTCCATCCTCTTTTGATCAATTTAATATAGGATCGACTCGTAAAAAAGACTTTTTGATCAAGATCAGTGCCCCGTTTCCTTGCGAGCAATACAGAATGCTCTTACCAACATTTCTATTTTTCTAATATCTCTTTAATTTGTTCTCTTTGTTTTTCTAGAGAAGGCTTTGTGATTCCATTTCCCATTTGGAACAGTACCTTCTTACTATCCATGATCTCTAAGATCCAGGGACGTTTCTCTAAGATCACATGAACATAAGAAACAAATGAATCCGCGAAAAAATCATCTGCATTTGCAGCTGAATACAATGTGGGAAAAGGCGTTTTAGAAAGGATTGGATAAATTTTCTCCCAGTTATCATTCAGAGAAAGTGTTTCTGAATAAAATCGGATCTGAGGCCGAACGACAAAATTGGAATCATCCAGATAAGCTACCTTCTCCGATTTCCAAATTCCTTTATAGAATTCATAGTTCATAAAGGATCTTTTAGGAGAAAAGAAACTTGGACCTATATTTTCTGTTTCCGAGAGAATATGTCCAAATTCATGTAACAAAATATAACTAAGTGCATTCGCTTTATTGTTTTGTTTTTCTTCTTCTATTCGGATTCGTATTTTTATATTCCCTTTTTGGAATGCGGAATTTTCCTTATAACTGATCCAATCATTTGCGTTTCTATTCAGAGTGTTTATATCTAAGATTACAAAACCTCCAATAGATTTGCCATCTTTACGAACTATTCCCGTAACGGCAGAACCTCCCAGATTTTCGCAGACATAAACACGGAATAGTTTGTTTCTTAGAAGAGAGGCGACTGGTCCTGTTTGAGAAGTCAGAGCATCTAATAGAGTAGGTTTGACTGTGTCGAGGTCTTTGACAGGCGATGGGGATTCGGTAAAGCCATCTACTCGATTCAACGCATTCACATAATCTAAGGCATGTTTGTCTAGGTTGAGGATCCTTGAGGACCAGTCTGCAGACTCCAACCCGACATAGTTCTCTATTTTAGATAGAGGAGTAGAAGATAGAACGTCTGCGTAAGGATTTAGATCTCCTAGTTCTTCTTTGCAAGAGTAGAAGGCCTCAAAAACAAGAATGAATACGACAAACAATCGACACAAATACATGCGGCTTTGAATGTGCAAAACTTGAGCTAGAACGAAAAGTATTTTTCTTTGCATCGCAAAAAATCAACAAGAGAAAGTCAGGGATATTGATTTGCATTTCATGGGGCCTTTGTAAGATTTGTGCCTGTCTCTCATGAAGACCAGTGTCTTTTTTTATAACAGTTGCAGATTTCCCGGCAGTATTGTTAGGACTTCTTTCTTGTTATATCTAGTCGCTTTATTTCTTTATGGAGTCTCGATCTTTTCGGATGTAACCAATCCTTGGGAACTTCCTATCGATGAGAGGATCTTGAATCGAAAGGATGTAAGTCATATCGTTTTAGAGACAAGACCCGGCGGATTTCGCGTTACTTTATTAATTAATGAAAGATTT includes these proteins:
- a CDS encoding SURF1 family cytochrome oxidase biogenesis protein: MKIFKPVPPIENSTQIKKQKAYRIKGLKSTKLSANRLVVIRGYFHSAEVLVPGKKDNMDGYWIIKPFTYVRERNPSLGWPYWAALDAVLINVGWIPSEGTNHFYKSLKYDPYFEESVEIRGITTNLIGTENANLKILLEQMNQQVIEDKVPPIVGSEKGFHPLLINLI